The sequence below is a genomic window from Pectinophora gossypiella chromosome 13, ilPecGoss1.1, whole genome shotgun sequence.
atattCATAATTACGAAGATCAAAGTCTAATTGTGACAGATACCTGAAATCAAAcgtattgaaaataaattcaaccAAAACTCCTTATTGAGTATTGAGAAACCTAATGTCTCAGTCTATCGCTTAATGATATGGGTGTGTTAACATGCAACGATGATTGAACTATACCTACAGAGTTGTAAAATTTATCGttgtacaaatattataaataagagtGGAGACATAAACTGCCGTCATTACAAATACTTAAGTAGTCGTCGCCGTtccatataaaatattaatgttgTAAACGCAATACATAAACATTCTTAGAATTTATATTACCTTACTTACTAACTGTATAACATTTTGCATCGTGTTGTACAAATTGCTGCTCTATTcacaatgtcatcatcatcatcagcccattaacgtccccactactggggcacgggccttccctatggatggatagggagatcgggccttaaaccatcacgcgggcccagtgcggttattaacgactgctaatgcagccggaccaacggcttaacgtgctttccgaagcacggaggagctcgagatgaaaacttttttttttttggtcacccatcctatgacgggcctttgcgaaagttgcttaacttcaacaatcgcagaccgagcgcgtttaccgctgcgccaccgagctccgatTCACAATGTAACAGCAAAATTTTTGAGAATAACTTTTCTCCATTCATTTCGTTATTTAGGATAAGCATTCTATGTGCCCTACATAAACATTTTAGAAGTCCTTCCAGAAGCTCGATGAGATCAACATGGAAAAAGGCGGATTTATAGAATCACTGAATATATTTTATGGCACACAACAGTTTACCTCATCTTGTATTAGAATGAGTTTTCTTATTATCTAGCCATAGACTATCAAAAACTATGTACGTACATACGTACTTATAGTATTATTATGCTTTTGTCTCTATTTTAAAAGTATATtcactgtttgtttttttccacttgataccagCAATCGGTGTCTTATTGTTCTTCTATTACTTCAGTttgaacaaattatttatttaagataagtCGGCTATCGGGGAAGTGCAAACACTTACGTTTTTAAAATAGACGTTAAAACAACGACGGATCTTAACTGCAGGATTGTATCTACATTTTGATACAGCAGTATGTTTGTTTCAAGTAATTTGGTAATTATGATACTATTGATAACGGTCTCAATGACATTACAGTTAGTGTTGTTTTCGTCCTGAATCGATGTAATTCCTGGGTCAAAATGCCGTTTTATGAAATGGCTGTTTACGAACTATTCGTTTAGTAGGTATGTGCGATTTCCTCATATTAAGCTTAAAAGCTGAAGGTGTGGCGTGGTTACCAACCGATTGCTCTCTTTCTtaatggctcttaaatttacgAACAGATTTGAGGGGATGGTCGCGAAAATACTTGCTGTTACTGATGATGTGGTAGAATGCTTAGAAACAGGAGCCGAGCATATGGAGGTCGCAGAACGGGAACTTTGACCCTCACCATTTCATGGCCAGGCGGTGGCGCCGGCGGCGCGCCACATGGCCAGGCACAAGGGAGCCGTTCATAGCGCCGTGGAAACCCGCCGCTCTCTATTCTTGTGTCTGACTGATAGCCTGTGAATGTCAAGATCATGATTGAACCAACTGAGATCTTTCCTGGGAACTTTGATTGCGAATTCAGTTCACTCAGCGACACGCGTTTGTTTCTCTTGTTTTGTATTCGTGACATCATCAACGCGGTTCTAAACAGTTAGCTGCTTTGATTATTTTAAatctttgtatatttttatctcGTACGAATCGAAATAGCGATCTCTTTTGATGTTCCCATTCCATATCTTAATTCTAATCTAAAACGTTATAAGATTTGCATATTTGACTGGTAAGCTCTCAGCTTTTTGTTCTTAAACCTATTGTTTTGGCGTGATGTCTTGATCCGGCGTTTCTAATCTCCCTTGACCTTTGTCTAGCGGTGTCGTACATTTTTGTATGAATCAGAGGCTTATcattattttagtcttggtgGACCACTGGACCGGTAGCCTGTGACTCACGTGATTAATTAGTATGGTGCgatgatatttaaaaaagtatttagtcTACGTGTTGCGCATGTTAATTGATAGCATCGTACGAGTTGATGTATTGACTGATTGCAATAAGTGATGTTTTGATCGATTCTCAGAAAGTCGGATTGTGTTAAAAAAATTCTTATGCATGGTTAGTGGGCGTGCTGATGAAAGATATAAATGATGATGTTTTTTACTAAGGGACGGGTCTCACTAGGACGTCAGGGTGGCATCACCGTGaccgcgccaccaacaaaatgtatacgATTGACACCAACAAGACACTCGGTtgaggtagcgtttatacaactacaattattatatttatttgtgaaatagGGCCCATAAAAGCTGCTCCCAACCACCTAACTAGCCACACGATATATAAATGAGGAATAGGTATATTTTCAGGTCCAATGAAAATATCGCTAATAAACCTACTGTTGTGGAGGTATGCGTATTAATTAGTGCAACTGCAGCCAATATTATAATCTCTGCCGAtcctttctaaaataaatgcaCTAATGAAGATGGATGCCTGTTGTATATCTTGGGTGGTCATTAGTCCTTATTCTAGAATGCGATGCGGTCACTGCTAACTAAACTGACATTATGTCTTTGCAGGAATTTAATCTACGCTTTGATCTCAATTCAGACCATTCAATCCACGATTGGGTAGTACATTTATTGGTTTATAAAGTCCAGTAGTCTATGGCAAAATATTACAGACCAAGAGACCTAAAGTCCTCAGTCATATCATCAAGAGACCCGCTAATTGCGTAATGAAGACATTAATTAACGTAAAACTTATGTCAgtctcaataaaaaataataaatttatgtttataGAAGACCCGTCTATATCGCGACATATTGCTTGTGTTCGCGATAAATTGTCTATTTTAATCGATGATTccattttttattgcaaattaaacGATATTTCATTAACGTTGGAATGATCACAGAGCTATTATCTGGTTTTTATGTGATTTTGACTTGGTGTTGCTTTGTTATCGTTTTTTATATCTTCCATTATTTTGTTGCGCAATCTTCACATTTTGGGCCTATAAAATTAAAGACATAAATTTTCAATGCCACCGTTCAATTCTGGCAATGACCCGAGTGCTTTTAGTTGTTAAAACTGCCAGCAGGCTGTATTGTTCCGTAAGGTAAATAATTAGCGATTCAGTAATAGTAATGTGGATATTGTTTATTCAGAGCGGATCGCGATGGTCGCGAAACTTACGACCTCGCGGCTCCAGGCGTGTGATGATGTTCGTATGGCCAATTCTAATTAGACTCCAAGAGGCCAATCGGCTTTCGTCACCGCGCGTTGTCCAGAATAAACATTTACGGCATGAATCATACAATTTTATCAACTATCTCATTTCTTCTAATAAATCGATCTCTAGGTACAATATTTTCCTTCGTTCAATTgcattttttgttaaaattcgaTGTAATTTTTTTCGCATTTCTGGAGCGAATCAATTACGAGGCGAGAGATTAACATTAGCTTTTTTTTCGGCAAGTGCGCAAGCACTAATGATTTTTTAATATACATCAAGATCAATCAACAGCTTTGCGAAGGCGCGATTTAAGCAAAGTTAAGTGATTTTTAAATCGCATTCGTTTGTAGAGCGACGTTTGCCTACAGGCGCTCAGGTAACATATCACGCGGCACTGTTTGTTCAGCTAAAAGAACAAACACAATTTCACGTTCGTTTACACAATATGTGACGGAGAAAACGAAAGACGtctcttattttattcgtttacaCCTTATTATCTCCATACTAATGAGCCATTTAATAGCGGCATATAGGTAAACAGGAAGTAATTGACACCAGATCAAAAAAACAGAGTCCATTCTTGATAAGGAATAAATCGCCCTTGTCTTAGCTGGAAAATAACGCTTGTTTTTGCGTGCTTTGTTCGTAGATAGTCGTAAGTTATCAGTGAAATGCAAAACAAGGTTGCCACGAGTGGCGGCGGAGCGACAAACGACGACACGCCGAGACCTGTAGGCGTAAAATGCAAATGGCTTGCGTTTCACCGCAGGACAATGCGGCCGAAGTGTTGCGTGTCTTGTAAACAGCGCGGACGTGGTTTGTTGTTCTACTTTTTTGGGTAAACGATTGTCCGTATACGGCGGTGCATAGGCAGCCGCGGACATACTGCGGGCGGTACAATGCCTCGTTTGGCGCCGCCGTACAAGGGAGGCGCGCCCAAGAACGCCACCATACTCTCTTGTCCGATTTACGCCGGCCGTTGTACTCGCCTCTACTGATCTCAGTTAACACCAAAAATACTTTTGGTGCCGCACAAACATGGCGAATTTGCACGTATTGACGTGGGCGGGTGTAAAAGTCTGTTATGTATTCCGATACGGGGTCATTTACGTCATGCTCCTTGTGTACATACAACTTTCGTAATCCGTGTAATGTTTGTAGGTATGCCGCCGCTGAAACATTCAAATCAAGATGCATCGAGAGCATCGATGcgaattatattttatggaaaTGGACGTTGAATCGAAGCCAACGTTCGTTGCATTCTCCGAGGGCGACAGTTATGCGGGCGTGTGTGCGGGCACGAACACCGCCGCCCGGCGTGCCTATCGACAACAATAAGACCGCGCCTTGTGCCATAAACATTCTTTGCCACAATCATTACGAATATAACCTATAAATTAGCACAGAGCCGACTGCGAACAAGCCGCTCGCCGTCGCGGGAATTCGCAATGAGGGCCGGGCCTTGCCAGCCTCAATGGAATAACTGCACGCCGCTGCCGACGTCGCGCGACTCGCGACTATCAACGCTCTGCCAATTAGACTTTGAGCTGCACTGGCCCTCAAGCGTCGCTTTGCAATCACTTCTTCAATTTGAATTGATCTTGAAAGAATGGGCCTTGAAATATTAATTTGCTCCTCCGATTTGATCTTATTAACTCAAGCTTTAAATGAGTATTTCAATTTGTTCTATCAATTGCGCCGGCAATTCACAATATTAGTCCTTCCTTTGAAATCAAAGTTGCTTCAAGTTGTCACTACTGTAATCTTTTTAGATAAGAAAACGCAATTGCAGTAAAATAATGTTAGCAGCTATCAATGTTATCTCTATGAGTTTGTTTGAACCTTATTTGGGTTAATGGTTAATTGGAACGCGCACTTCAGCAAGAGATCGTGCGCTGTTATAATTGCAACATTTTTCCGCTGTAAAGCTGTAATACATGAGTGAGAGATTGTGGTAAAAGTGTATGTTTCTGGCACTTGTGCTTACAACTAGTGACAGATACGTCTGTTAGATCTCGAGGTGACATGGGCTCGGTGTTTTCGACTGCCCGCCGTGCGGTTACGTCACTAGACGCGGCGTCATTCGTTCAGAATAGTCTGACCTGACGCTCACTGAAATCCACATTTTTCTCACTGAAACCGAGGTCAAGGTATCGGTGATGCATTCGTCTATTGTGTTCTTAATTATCGTATTATCATTGTCTCGACGAACATTACCATGCCATATGATTGTATGTGGGTTGAAATTGAATTACGAATGCAAATTTATTTCTGTCTGGCGATATCTTTCAATTACAATAAGAATATGTTTTATATCTTTTAACATACGCACAATTACATAGTCTGCAAAAGCCTTAGAGGCCAGTGATAATAACGAAGAATTTGATGAGTTCTCGTGATGTTGGCACTCGGTTTTCTCTAGAATAACTGTGTGGCATTTTGTTAGAGGTGAACATTGTTATGCAGGTTATTCGCATTTAATCTAATCCTCTCTTAAAATGTCACATAAATTTACACGCTCGGGAAACAGAAAAACACTAAATAGTTTCGAGAGAAATATTGCTCAGATATCGATAAGTTGTGCAATAGGGGCTTATACGGAGTGACTTCAATACTTAGTCCGGTTGACTGATTTGCCCATGTTTGTCAAGTGAACATTTTGTGTTTCGCCACCGTGGCGCCAGATTAGAACAATCGGGCCTCTTATATTCTCTATATACTTGAAATGTCTCGTAAACGCTACAcgcaatataatgtatttacTGTTAGAGCTAGTGGCTAGCTGTTTATTACACTTGGGATGTGCTGTGATATCGTTTTTTAGGCCTCAATGCTTTTAATATGTCTTGCTTGAAAGATGAAAGAGATCGTAACTGAGACTGCCTGGAAAATTAGGTCGGTGGGCAGACTGTAGACACATTTTGGTCTAATGGCTGGCCACCATGATTTTATTGGCTGGTCGCTGTTTGTAGATCGAGATATCGGTAGCGTCGACTTGGCGCCGGGTTACATCATACGATTGGAAACTCGGCGTCGTATAGGCGTAAAGACGTTAGGGCACGACTAGACTCCGAATGAAGCCGCCACAGCACTAGTCGCGTCACGTCTCGAGGTTGCTTTCAAAAGTTTAAATTTACGTTAAACGACATTAATGAGTGgtattggtcgagcaggcgccaccAGCGGCCGAAGTGTGCGCACATAAATATTCATCGCGCACACAGACGTGAAACTGCGCGTGCGCCGAGCTGGGCCCGGCCGAGTCAAAGGTGCCTCGGCGCCACCCGCTCCACCAGCACAGATTAACTACTGTCAGAAGGCTAACTCAATTCTAGTCGCAGAAATGTCAATGATCTCTGCGTAGTAGTACCTACTTTCGTTGTAATAAAATTTGACCGGCGTGATAAATTATCAAGTGTCAAAGCGGTATAAAGTATCATTCTCACTCAGTAGTTTTTTACTTATCGAAATACAGTTTGCGTTGTCTCTTTCATTGGTTTCCTGGCTGCGATATCCTTCACTCATCGTGCCATCTGCTCTTTGTTGTACTTGCAAATCCTAGGCAAGATCGTCGCCGGCCAGGCGCCACTTGCCAATAAATTTAGGGCTGTCTCCGGCATAATGAATTTACACTGAGAATTATGAGGACCAGTTGACCGAGAATCGAGTTTGCCTTCGGAAATAGGTATCTTCagagtaaacaaatattttgatCGCTAAGTTTCTGTGGCTACGCACACATGCTCAACATGTCGTCCGTATGAGACATCCGATCAGATAACGCGAtttattagtaattatttattactcagAATGCATTTATCTATTGTCTTAAATAAATCATTATCTTCAAGTCGTATTAGCTAGATTTATTTATAGACTTATTCAAGAAGGCGTGTGCAGAAATTAAATAATTgtatcaatttaaatttaataaaaccaaTTATCGTATTAAGCCAATCAAATCTACATATTAATCATATATATTAAACTGTATTTTGCATACAGTTTATTTCATTTGCAAGTATCGCGAAAGAGCGTTACAAGATCCATAATTGAACATGAAATATGATTACGATGCAACGTCATCGTGCGCAGCGAATACGGAAATTGAATAAAGTGATAAACTGGCGGCGGATAGATGCATATTGAGGCTTACGAGTACTTAACGAGCGGACATCGACTAATCGGGTACAATCATACTGTGCGCGAAATGTCAGTGCTCTCTCTATTTCTGTCGGAGAGCAGACCCAACAAGAAAGCTATGCAAAACGTAAATTCTGCCGTCGCCGTCTAGACGCCTGTCCTGTTACGATTGAATAACATTTGATCCAATCAACCCGAATGAGGGGTCGGGGAGGTCTTGCGAATCGCCGGTCATCCGCCGACGTCGCGACCAATTGATCGGACGATATGATTTTATGACCGCCTGCCACGAGGTGAAAGTTCCGATAGATATGGGAGTTATAATACTTAGTTGGATTTATCATCAAACGATTGCCATGTACCGATTAAGTATTCAAAACAATGTTACCAATCTGTTCTTTCCTTaggtttatttttcaattttattgttacagCTCCTGATATCCTACAAGATGACGGCCCTACTGCTGTAGTCATTACAAATACGGACGAAGAAGAGCTGAGTATGAAACGTAAGtttaagaaaaatttaatacatTAACTCTTTCGACAACTTATTGTGGAATGTATGAAAAAAGTAGTAAGTATCTGTTCATAATTAAAAAGGTCATGTCTTCATCAGATTTCGGCGCTCTGCTTACGGGCCGGTCCCCGCTGTGCATCAGGCGTGACGATATGACAGGCGTGCCCGTGGCTCCGGGAGTGGCCACCGCTCGCTTCACGTTCCGTCGACGACACCTCTACTGGTCCGTGATACTCGGCCCCTCCATGACCACGCAACCCAGAGCCCTATCCTTCCTCGACAGAAGCGGAAGACTCTTACTCGAACATCCCCTGAAGAAAGCGCCTGGAATACACGCCACTTACGAAGAGAAAACGGACAAGGTAATTGTAGATAATGCTGGTGCCTATTAGCTCCTTACCTGTTAAATACATTATACTTATCTACAAATAAAAGTTTTACCGCATTCACGTTTCCTCGGTGCGCATTGTGAAGACGACGTCGGCAATATAGTTGTGCTTGCTTACTTCGTAATTGTGTACTCTAAGTATACTCCTATCGATTGTAAATGCTAATGAATGGCCTTGTTTACAGTTGTGTGGTGTCTGGCGCCGAGTGCCTCGCGAGTATAAACGGATATTGAGAGAAGGTGCTCTTTATGTCGCGTTGATATGGGGCGACGAGAGGAACAACTCGATGGAGAGTGCCCTCAGTGGCAGAATCAATAGGTAAGTGACACTCACTTCAATGTTGATGATATATCATTTCGGAATTGAGACCGTAAAGCAGAGGACTGCTATATTTCAGTAGATAATGTAAAAGTTACTGGCAAATAAATATGTTAGACCGAAATATTCAATGACAAAGAGGATAAAAACAAATCAGAAGGCATGAATGCGAGTTTGTCAACAGAGATGAATGTAGGAAACATGTAGGTGTAACTCGGACGCATCGCCATTAGATGGATGCGATAGAGCATATCCTTGAAACAATCATTCGAGCGAGCCGTCCATTCGTCGAGgattgtaaattaaattaaccgTGTGATTAATAACGGAAAGTCCCTCAGCTGCATTAGAGCTTGGGGCTAGGAAAATACCATTGGATTCGCACAGCGTTACCGCGAAATAATTCCTAGCTATGGAACTGTTTGACTTCTGAGATTTATGCTTATTGACTTTCAATCGACCTGCATACTATTACAATGTCAGGAAAATACCTCGTAACTATTAGTATAAACGGTAGACATGATTGATACCTATAATTTAAGTGCTTTATTATAGGTATTCATTGGTAATGATTGCAGGTACCCGGCGTTGTCGTCGGAAATGTTCACATCCTTGTTGGAGCCTGACAGTCCACCTGAATCTTTTGGGATTGGTGCTTGTGATGACTATCGAGTACCTGGTCAGGAAGAAGGATGGTGGGGAGGCACTGCTGTTGTGACTGGTGTCGCTGGCGCCGCACCAAGTTTACACCTAGCACTTATCTACAATGGCATATTTGCACCCTCTGCTAGAGACCAATCAGTTAGAGTCTTACTCACTTTGCCGGATAAGAATCAAACGATTATTGATGAGGTAAGAACTTGACTTTTctgaaaattttattgttacatACATATCAACTCACACTAACAGGGTGGGCAGGTACAACCCATCAGAAGACAACCTTTGATACTAAGTCAGTAGATGTACGTATATTATGAACTGTATGATGATGGCGAGGTGATGATTGTAAGTAAAGTATTTATAGCTAACACTTTCCTTTATTGTATGTTGCAGATTCAAAAAGTAGCGAAACCAGGCTACGAGCTCAATGTTCTGGAAGTGTCAACACCGGTATCTGCTGCTGAATTGCGGTCTTTGGCAAGAGGTCGCCTGTTATTGTCTGTTGAAGCTGTTGGGACAACAGAACGGCGGATAGAGGGTGTTGTACGACAAAGAGCCGCTTGTGAAGTATTCCACGCTCCACTGTTAGCTGAGAGAGCACCAGCTTCACCACCTCCTGAAGGGTTGGCCTTACTTTACATCGACAAGGATGGATCCCTTGTATATGACATACAGGTAAGTTTTAATTTCTTGGTCGTTTTCTGTCGTGAGAATGGGTAATGACCGACCACACCTACCTTGGTGTCCGggttaattattaaaatcgccAGATGTCTCGCCTCttacatgactcgtgtaacgacaaTATTGTGATCTTACATACTGATTCTCAAAAAGCACTGTATAACTAACAAAATTGATCATAACATTTATATTTCAGGTGGATAACCTTGGTATACCTGACCCGAAGATAACATTAGTCGAAGAGCAAGGCAAACGTCATTCTCAAGTGGAGATCCTGGTCACACGAAAGGGCATGTTGGCAAGACCTAGCGCCCGTATCTTCCCACCTTTATATGATGAGCAACTGAATGTCCATATTGGTGGTGATATTGGTAAGATAGTTTccctattgtttattatttaagaaCTATCGCGGGAAATACGttgttattttttgatttttcgtTTTAATTGTTACTGAGAGAAACTTCAACGGTTGAAGTTCAATCTGTTAACAAATTACGTTATGCATTAAAATAATCAATACCTCATCTCACTAGACATCACGGTGACGCCACCATAGTTGTGCCATCAACAAAATATATGCAATTGTACGTATACAGTGTACCTCACCCTAATTGGTGGCGCAACTGTGGCGTTCTAATAGGATAGAGGCCTTAGTTAAGTTTCAATATTCAGTGCAAGGCGGTACCGTTGTATGTTTCTTACTTCCGCATTTACAACCCTAGATAAAAAATCTTATGGCTGAACATTTATTTCCTTCCAGGCCCTCCGATTCTTCGCGGTAGATTGATGTCACGACCACTGCCCGACGCCGCCGGGGCGGGACCAGCACTGCTTCGTCGAACTGATGCTCGAGTGCCAGCCACCGCGACTCCTGTTGCCGGTCTAGCCTGGTTGTCCGTTGATGTACTGTGCGGATTGCATTATGAGGTAAGTTTTATAAAGGTCtttattttgatacattttgGGAGTATTGATTCCTGATCAGCTTGATGAGATGCGCCTAATACTAAATTATGATTcttcaaaataaaatgttctGTCGATAGTTAAATCAGCTTAAAATAGTTTGACCTTTACTATTAtcaccaattattattactattatcaaTCGTTTGAATCAATCAACATGTCCATCACTAACATCAATGGTTTGAACAGTTTATTCTTGGctgtaaaatgtattttgcatgACGAGCCATAGGTCTTGGATCCTCGGGTTTCCCCTTTCCGTTTACCAAGAGAACCTTTCACGGATCGCCTGTTCTTTGAGCTCTTCTTTTGGGTCTTGCGTCTTATGATATAAGTGTGaaaattttctttataaattccAGGTGGTCGTAACAGGCATGACAAACGCCTGGTTACCATGGCTGGAGACTCACGCCGGTGGCGGCTCAGGCTCGCGGCCGCTCTCAGGTGCCGAGGGTTGCGTTTTGGAGCCGACTCCAGGAGAACTAGCAGCCTTGCATGCTGGTGCGGCCTACCTTGACCTTAGACCGGCTGATAATAATGACACGCAGTTGCTGCGCACGCGGTTACCTCAAGTGAGTggattatattgtttttgatgtttttattacattttatgtcCGAATGTCCTTAGCATAGAGCGTTTTGAGCGCATAACATTGGTAATAGAATTATCAACTGAAGTACTGAACTACGACTGTGTGACTGATGTGATGCTTTTTTCtatagaatataatttatattataatttgtattatataatactACTGATTTTTCTCTTGAATAGAGATTTACttgttaaagaaaatacaaaattcatatcacaattgttttgtttttgctgCCAAGGTTCATGAATTAATGAGGTAAGTTCATAATACCACGATACTATTTTCTCATCATTACTTTAAAATCGTTCCGTGATTATGGATTATATATTGTTATGGCATAGCCCTTTTAGAAATCAGGCTCTAAATGTGGTTTTCATCATCTTCAGATAAGCGTGCCCCCGGCGTGCCTGCCGGCCGTGCCGTGGACCGACAACGAGCTGAACGCGAACTATGCGCCGACGCACGTGAACTCACCGCCACCAGACAACTCGCTCTCAAACACCGCTTCTTGTTACTACGCTGGGAGGTTCTACGAAGATGGCGCGCAGTGGATGGCTACTGAGGTGAGGATATATCTCACTCTTCTTTGGTTTTGCATTTCCTTCGGCATTGAATAGAATTTGGGAGACACTATATTTTAAAACctcatatgtatgtatgttatggaaATGACCCGGAACCGGACCCGGTTGCAACACAGGGAGCCTGCACCTAGAATCGTATTTCCAGAATCTAGCATTTAAAGCACCGCTTTATAACGCACTTcaatatttctttcaatttCCAGTCATGTCATATGTGCGGGTGTTTCCACGGCGTGCTTCGCTGTGACCCTGTGCGGTGTCCCCCAGTCAACTGTGCCGTACCTACCATCCAGCCGACGGGACAATGTTGCCCTATTTGTACCAGTATGTATTCATTTTCTTTCTAAAACTCTTTCTCAGTCAGTAAGGGCCTTAACTCACATAAAACACACCACGGTTGCGGCCATAGATTTCgcgaaaaatattatgtaaatatttgtctatggttgcaccaccaacaaaatatatgcagttgtataaaaggTACCTGGTTGTGCAACCAATTATTTGCCGGCAACCGAgtcccgaataatttcccgctggtggcgcaaccatggtGTGCTCACTAGCACAAATCTTCTTGTTCCTATCTCACTAGATAGGCTCTAAATGTTGAATGATTGATTATTGTCTGAAAGTT
It includes:
- the LOC126372218 gene encoding dorsal-ventral patterning protein Sog — protein: MLPALLVLALAALAPAAGRRHAPDLREDEPARRTTRPAECQFGKVAKELGSTWFADLGPPFGVMYCIKCECIPVQKKRRVVAKVHCRNIKNECPEPSCDTPVLLPGRCCKTCPGDNNSPDILQDDGPTAVVITNTDEEELSMKHFGALLTGRSPLCIRRDDMTGVPVAPGVATARFTFRRRHLYWSVILGPSMTTQPRALSFLDRSGRLLLEHPLKKAPGIHATYEEKTDKLCGVWRRVPREYKRILREGALYVALIWGDERNNSMESALSGRINRYPALSSEMFTSLLEPDSPPESFGIGACDDYRVPGQEEGWWGGTAVVTGVAGAAPSLHLALIYNGIFAPSARDQSVRVLLTLPDKNQTIIDEIQKVAKPGYELNVLEVSTPVSAAELRSLARGRLLLSVEAVGTTERRIEGVVRQRAACEVFHAPLLAERAPASPPPEGLALLYIDKDGSLVYDIQVDNLGIPDPKITLVEEQGKRHSQVEILVTRKGMLARPSARIFPPLYDEQLNVHIGGDIGPPILRGRLMSRPLPDAAGAGPALLRRTDARVPATATPVAGLAWLSVDVLCGLHYEVVVTGMTNAWLPWLETHAGGGSGSRPLSGAEGCVLEPTPGELAALHAGAAYLDLRPADNNDTQLLRTRLPQISVPPACLPAVPWTDNELNANYAPTHVNSPPPDNSLSNTASCYYAGRFYEDGAQWMATESCHMCGCFHGVLRCDPVRCPPVNCAVPTIQPTGQCCPICTNSTTAVWNESHGCHLAGQYHAPGSSWHPYLVPGGYDTCAVCTCEFPTRQVKCPRVRCPPLRCAEREAYRPDKKACCRVCPEVKTKKVEEETPKDQGAPRTAEEILAEGGCKFPDGPLPNGKEVHPSIHSHGEQRCVTCRCKDGEVTCVRKRCGRAACARRRRGDACCACTRHRRQRAPRPDPARPDPARPDAGRVDPARDPHPPRQPHPPS